Proteins encoded in a region of the Microbacterium neungamense genome:
- a CDS encoding carbon starvation CstA family protein, whose product MTEKAGTAERELPPVAVDEKPRWTPLKIAVWAAIALLGGVAWTMLAIVRGETVNAIWFVFAAVCTYLIFYRFYSKFIEKHLVRPDDRRATPAEYRADGKDYVATDRRVLFGHHFAAIAGAGPLVGPVLAAQMGYLPGTVWIIVGVVLAGAVQDYLVMFFSMRRGGRSLGQMARDELGRFGGAAAILATLLIMIIITAILALVVVNALGESPWGVFSVAMTIPIALFMGAYLRWIRPGRVTEVSLIGFVLLIAAIVAGGWVGGTEWGQAIFHLDRVTIAWGIIIYGFIAAVLPVWMLLAPRDYLSTFMKIGVIVALAVAIVFVRPEITVPAFSQFAGGETGPVWSGPLFPFLFVTIACGALSGFHALISSGTTPKMIEKEKQTRFIGYGGMLMESFVAIMALVAAVSIDQGIYFAMNSSGAATQGTVEGAVAWVNSLGITGVNLTPEMLTSTAEAVGEESIVSRTGGAPTLALGLAHIMQQWIGGNAMMAFWYHFAIMFEALFILTAVDAGTRVARFMLQDSIGNVVPRFKDTSWRVGAWICTAVMVAGWGAVLLMGVTDPLGGINTLFPLFGIANQLLAAIALAVVLTIVARRRTFRTLWVVALPLALVTVVTVTASLFKILSPVPAVGYWANHAAFRDALAAGETSFGTATSVEAMEAVVRNTFIQGTLSIVFLVLAVIVIAVSLLRVVQAFRGHDAVDHEDPFVPSRRYAPAGLIASPEERALEKEWAALPDDLKPVQGH is encoded by the coding sequence ATGACTGAGAAGGCTGGAACGGCGGAACGGGAACTCCCGCCCGTCGCCGTCGACGAGAAACCCCGGTGGACCCCGCTGAAGATCGCGGTCTGGGCGGCGATCGCCCTGCTCGGCGGCGTGGCCTGGACGATGCTCGCGATCGTCCGCGGCGAGACCGTGAACGCGATCTGGTTCGTGTTCGCCGCCGTGTGCACCTACCTGATCTTCTACCGGTTCTACTCGAAGTTCATCGAGAAGCACCTGGTCCGCCCGGACGACCGCCGCGCCACGCCCGCCGAGTACAGGGCCGACGGCAAGGACTACGTCGCGACCGACCGCCGCGTGCTGTTCGGGCACCACTTCGCCGCGATCGCCGGAGCCGGACCGCTGGTGGGGCCGGTGCTCGCCGCGCAGATGGGGTACCTGCCGGGCACGGTGTGGATCATCGTGGGCGTGGTGCTCGCCGGCGCCGTGCAGGACTACCTGGTGATGTTCTTCTCGATGCGCCGCGGCGGCCGCTCGCTGGGCCAGATGGCGCGCGACGAGCTCGGCCGTTTCGGCGGCGCGGCCGCCATCCTGGCCACGCTGCTCATCATGATCATCATCACCGCGATCCTCGCGCTGGTCGTGGTGAACGCGCTCGGTGAGAGCCCGTGGGGCGTGTTCTCGGTGGCGATGACCATCCCGATCGCGCTGTTCATGGGCGCGTACCTGCGCTGGATCCGGCCCGGCCGCGTCACCGAGGTGTCGCTGATCGGCTTCGTCCTCCTCATCGCTGCGATCGTCGCCGGCGGATGGGTCGGCGGCACCGAGTGGGGGCAGGCGATCTTCCACCTCGACCGGGTCACGATCGCCTGGGGCATCATCATCTACGGCTTCATCGCCGCGGTGCTGCCCGTGTGGATGCTGCTCGCCCCGCGGGACTACCTGTCCACGTTCATGAAGATCGGCGTCATCGTCGCGCTCGCGGTGGCGATCGTCTTCGTCCGCCCCGAGATCACCGTTCCGGCGTTCAGCCAGTTCGCCGGCGGGGAGACCGGGCCGGTGTGGTCGGGCCCGCTGTTCCCCTTCCTGTTCGTCACGATCGCCTGCGGAGCGCTGTCGGGCTTCCACGCCCTGATCTCCTCGGGCACGACCCCGAAGATGATCGAGAAGGAGAAGCAGACCCGTTTCATCGGCTACGGCGGGATGCTGATGGAGTCCTTCGTCGCGATCATGGCCCTCGTGGCCGCGGTCTCGATCGACCAAGGCATCTACTTCGCCATGAACTCCTCGGGGGCCGCCACGCAGGGCACGGTCGAGGGCGCCGTCGCCTGGGTGAACAGCCTCGGCATCACCGGCGTGAACCTCACCCCGGAGATGCTCACGTCGACGGCCGAGGCGGTCGGCGAGGAGTCGATCGTCTCCCGCACCGGGGGTGCACCCACGCTCGCCCTCGGGCTGGCGCACATCATGCAGCAGTGGATCGGCGGCAACGCGATGATGGCGTTCTGGTACCACTTCGCGATCATGTTCGAGGCGCTGTTCATCCTCACCGCGGTGGACGCCGGGACGCGCGTGGCGCGGTTCATGCTGCAGGACTCGATCGGCAACGTCGTGCCCCGGTTCAAGGACACATCGTGGCGGGTGGGCGCCTGGATCTGCACGGCCGTGATGGTGGCCGGCTGGGGCGCGGTGCTGCTGATGGGCGTCACCGACCCGCTGGGCGGCATCAACACGCTGTTCCCGCTGTTCGGCATCGCCAACCAGCTGCTCGCCGCCATCGCGCTCGCCGTGGTGCTCACGATCGTGGCGCGCCGCCGCACCTTCCGCACGCTCTGGGTGGTCGCGCTGCCGCTCGCCCTGGTCACGGTGGTGACCGTCACGGCGTCGCTGTTCAAGATCCTCTCGCCGGTGCCGGCGGTGGGGTACTGGGCCAACCACGCCGCGTTCCGGGACGCACTCGCTGCGGGGGAGACCTCGTTCGGCACCGCCACCTCGGTCGAGGCGATGGAGGCGGTCGTGCGGAACACGTTCATCCAGGGCACTCTCTCGATCGTGTTCCTGGTGCTCGCCGTGATCGTGATCGCAGTATCGCTGCTCCGGGTCGTGCAGGCGTTCCGAGGCCACGACGCGGTCGACCACGAAGACCCCTTCGTCCCGTCGCGCCGATACGCCCCGGCCGGGCTGATCGCCTCGCCCGAGGAGCGCGCGCTCGAGAAGGAGTGGGCGGCGCTGCCGGACGACCTGAAGCCCGTCCAGGGGCACTGA
- a CDS encoding class II fumarate hydratase, with the protein MTDIEYRIEHDTMGEVRVPADALYGAQTQRAVENFPISGKGLEPAQIAALARIKKAAALANKELGTLDARIADAIAQAADEVAAGKHDGEFPVDTYQTGSGTSSNMNMNEVLATLASRILGDKVHPNDHVNASQSSNDVFPTSVHIAVTQALIDTLIPALDHLAVALEAKAELWKDVVKSGRTHLMDATPVTLGQEFGGYARQIRLGIERVQAALPRVAEVPLGGTAVGTGINTPLGFPQKVIALLAAETELPITEAKDHFEAQANRDGLVEASGALRTIAVSLTKINNDLRWMGSGPNTGLGELHIPDLQPGSSIMPGKVNPVVPEAVLMVCARVIGNDATVAWAGASGSFELNVAIPVMGTALLESIRLLSNAVRVLADKTIDGLEANVERAAAFAGMSPSIVTPLNKVIGYEAAAKIAKHSVAKGITVRDAVIDLGYVERGEITLEQLDEKLDLLSMTHPG; encoded by the coding sequence ATGACCGATATCGAGTACCGCATCGAGCACGACACCATGGGCGAGGTGCGCGTGCCCGCCGACGCCCTGTACGGGGCCCAGACGCAGCGCGCCGTGGAGAACTTCCCGATCTCGGGCAAGGGCCTCGAGCCGGCGCAGATCGCCGCGCTCGCGCGGATCAAGAAGGCCGCCGCCCTGGCGAACAAGGAGCTCGGCACCCTGGACGCCCGCATCGCGGACGCCATCGCGCAGGCCGCCGACGAGGTCGCCGCCGGCAAGCACGACGGCGAGTTCCCGGTGGACACCTACCAGACCGGCTCGGGCACCTCCTCGAACATGAACATGAACGAGGTGCTGGCGACCCTCGCCTCCCGCATCCTCGGCGACAAGGTCCACCCGAACGACCACGTCAACGCCTCGCAGTCCTCGAACGACGTGTTCCCGACCTCGGTGCACATCGCCGTCACCCAGGCGCTGATCGACACGCTGATCCCGGCCCTGGACCACCTCGCCGTGGCTCTCGAGGCGAAGGCGGAGCTGTGGAAGGACGTCGTCAAGTCCGGCCGCACCCACCTCATGGACGCCACCCCGGTCACCCTCGGCCAGGAGTTCGGCGGCTATGCCCGCCAGATCCGCCTCGGCATCGAGCGCGTGCAGGCGGCCCTCCCCCGCGTCGCCGAGGTGCCGCTGGGCGGCACGGCCGTCGGCACCGGCATCAACACCCCGCTCGGCTTCCCGCAGAAGGTCATCGCCCTGCTCGCCGCCGAGACGGAGCTGCCGATCACCGAGGCGAAGGACCACTTCGAGGCCCAGGCCAACCGGGACGGCCTCGTCGAGGCATCCGGCGCCCTGCGAACCATCGCGGTCTCGCTCACCAAGATCAACAACGACCTGCGCTGGATGGGCTCCGGGCCGAACACCGGTCTCGGCGAGCTGCACATCCCCGACCTGCAGCCCGGTTCCTCGATCATGCCCGGCAAGGTCAACCCGGTCGTGCCCGAGGCGGTGCTCATGGTGTGCGCCCGCGTGATCGGCAACGACGCGACCGTGGCGTGGGCCGGGGCATCCGGCTCCTTCGAGCTCAACGTCGCCATCCCGGTGATGGGCACCGCCCTGCTGGAGTCGATCCGCCTGCTCTCGAACGCCGTGCGCGTGCTGGCCGACAAGACGATCGACGGCCTGGAGGCGAACGTCGAGCGCGCCGCCGCTTTCGCCGGCATGAGCCCGTCGATCGTGACCCCGCTGAACAAGGTCATCGGCTATGAGGCCGCCGCGAAGATCGCGAAGCACTCGGTGGCCAAGGGCATCACGGTGCGCGACGCCGTGATCGACCTCGGCTACGTCGAGCGCGGGGAGATCACCCTGGAGCAGCTGGACGAGAAGCTCGACCTGCTGTCGATGACGCACCCGGGCTGA
- a CDS encoding carbonic anhydrase, with amino-acid sequence MTVTLTPAQAWQGMLDGNRRFVAGQPEHPHQDVEKRHELAQGQTPMAALFGCADSRLAAEIIFDKGLGDLFVVRNAGQVLGESIVASLEYAVEVLRVPLIVVLAHDSCGAVRAAIDGTAIDAAPLPPHIWKLIAPIVPAARKVLAEKGGTTVAEIDAELVGKEHLRNTVQDLLQSSELISAAVEEGRLGIVGANYRLAEGTAVPVVTVGIDTEGNIPASEEGSA; translated from the coding sequence ATGACCGTCACCCTCACCCCCGCGCAGGCCTGGCAGGGCATGCTCGACGGCAACCGCCGTTTCGTCGCCGGGCAGCCCGAGCATCCGCACCAGGACGTCGAGAAGCGCCACGAGCTGGCCCAGGGCCAGACACCCATGGCCGCGCTGTTCGGCTGCGCGGACTCGCGCCTCGCCGCGGAGATCATCTTCGACAAGGGATTGGGCGACCTGTTCGTCGTCCGCAACGCCGGCCAGGTGCTCGGCGAGTCGATCGTCGCGAGCCTGGAGTACGCGGTCGAGGTGCTGCGCGTGCCGCTGATCGTGGTGCTCGCACACGACTCCTGCGGCGCGGTGCGCGCCGCGATCGACGGCACCGCGATCGACGCGGCGCCGCTCCCGCCGCACATCTGGAAGCTCATCGCCCCGATCGTGCCCGCGGCGCGCAAGGTGCTCGCCGAGAAGGGCGGCACGACGGTCGCCGAGATCGACGCCGAGCTGGTCGGCAAGGAGCACCTGCGCAACACCGTGCAGGACCTGCTGCAGTCCTCCGAGCTGATCAGCGCCGCCGTCGAGGAGGGCCGGCTGGGCATCGTGGGCGCCAACTACCGTCTCGCCGAGGGCACCGCGGTGCCCGTCGTCACGGTGGGCATCGACACCGAGGGGAACATCCCCGCATCCGAGGAAGGATCGGCATGA
- a CDS encoding exodeoxyribonuclease VII small subunit, with protein MEAVTAPNDTPVESLSFEDARDELVRVVAELEQGAPTLEQSLALWERGEALAARCEEWLLGAKRRLDAARAAASGDDGREERG; from the coding sequence ATGGAAGCCGTGACCGCGCCCAACGACACCCCGGTGGAATCCCTGTCGTTCGAGGACGCGCGCGACGAGCTGGTCCGCGTCGTCGCCGAACTGGAGCAGGGCGCCCCGACCCTGGAGCAGTCCCTCGCCCTGTGGGAGCGGGGTGAGGCGCTGGCCGCCCGCTGCGAGGAGTGGCTGCTCGGCGCGAAGCGCCGGCTGGACGCCGCCCGTGCCGCAGCATCCGGCGACGACGGCCGGGAGGAGCGGGGATGA
- a CDS encoding YbdD/YjiX family protein — protein sequence MTDATAPGPRASLKRAWRALAWYVNGLTGQSKYACYLEHERAVHPDREPLSEREFWRRHYAAQDADPGARCC from the coding sequence ATGACGGATGCCACGGCGCCGGGCCCGCGCGCGTCGCTGAAGCGCGCGTGGCGGGCCCTCGCCTGGTACGTCAACGGGCTGACCGGGCAGTCGAAGTACGCCTGCTACCTGGAGCACGAGCGCGCCGTGCATCCGGACCGCGAGCCGCTGTCGGAGCGCGAGTTCTGGCGCCGGCACTACGCGGCGCAGGACGCCGACCCCGGGGCCCGGTGCTGCTGA
- a CDS encoding IclR family transcriptional regulator: MTAPEREQTLIGSVQRALSLVDIVARAARPVPVKALAVASGLTSGTTYNLVRTLVHEGYLANEPDGVILGPRFHGFLTPNDSSGVFLALVREALNAASDIVGASAYFARYGDGEIHLIDIVDAPRSPRTELWVGMQASAHATALGKQILAELPPSEVRDYLARNPLRPSRVPTHWGRRVRGGVDRRGPDRRGPAPRGSRGRGSALPASLPWTDD, encoded by the coding sequence ATGACGGCTCCCGAGCGGGAACAGACGCTGATCGGATCGGTGCAGCGCGCCCTGTCGCTCGTCGACATCGTCGCGCGGGCCGCCCGGCCGGTGCCCGTGAAGGCGCTCGCCGTGGCATCCGGTCTCACCTCGGGCACGACGTACAACCTCGTGCGCACCCTGGTGCACGAGGGGTATCTCGCGAACGAGCCGGACGGAGTGATCCTGGGGCCGCGCTTTCACGGATTCCTCACGCCGAACGACAGCAGCGGCGTCTTCCTCGCCCTCGTGCGGGAGGCGCTCAACGCGGCCAGCGACATCGTCGGCGCGAGCGCCTACTTCGCGCGGTACGGGGATGGTGAGATCCACCTGATCGACATCGTGGACGCGCCGCGCAGCCCGCGCACCGAGCTGTGGGTCGGCATGCAAGCCAGCGCGCATGCCACGGCCCTGGGCAAGCAGATCCTCGCCGAGCTGCCGCCGTCGGAGGTGCGCGACTACCTGGCCCGAAATCCGCTGCGCCCCAGTCGAGTCCCCACTCACTGGGGTCGCCGTGTGCGTGGGGGCGTGGACCGGCGAGGACCGGACCGGCGGGGACCAGCCCCGCGGGGATCGCGCGGCCGGGGGTCGGCCCTGCCGGCGTCGTTACCATGGACGGATGACTGA
- a CDS encoding DUF4245 domain-containing protein, with the protein MSRAPRIVAELGRPETPDETAARKAEASQVYRSSQTFRNLIAALIVTVGVVAVIVFAVPRGEPAPRPAIDLSAVAADVESTMDREVLVPEVADGWRVNAAELDSGATVVWDIVMVPAKRGFVHVAQAFDADARWAPQVLSGVAPTDAVTIDGREWDVYEVADPSRNANVSYALGTQAGPDYVLLYGSLSPEATAELAESLSPQIRTLSEAE; encoded by the coding sequence ATGAGCCGTGCCCCGCGGATCGTCGCCGAGCTGGGCCGCCCGGAGACCCCGGATGAGACCGCCGCGCGCAAGGCCGAGGCCAGCCAGGTGTACCGCTCCAGCCAGACCTTCCGCAACCTGATCGCCGCGCTGATCGTCACGGTCGGCGTCGTCGCGGTGATCGTCTTCGCCGTCCCGCGCGGCGAGCCCGCGCCCCGTCCCGCCATCGACCTGTCCGCGGTCGCCGCGGACGTGGAGAGCACCATGGACCGCGAGGTGCTCGTGCCCGAGGTCGCCGACGGCTGGCGCGTGAACGCGGCCGAGCTCGACAGCGGCGCCACCGTCGTGTGGGACATCGTGATGGTGCCCGCGAAGCGCGGGTTCGTGCACGTCGCGCAGGCCTTCGACGCGGATGCCCGGTGGGCCCCGCAGGTGCTCTCCGGCGTCGCGCCGACGGATGCCGTCACCATCGACGGCCGCGAGTGGGACGTGTACGAGGTCGCCGACCCTTCCCGCAACGCCAACGTCTCCTACGCTCTCGGCACCCAGGCCGGTCCCGACTACGTGCTCCTCTACGGATCGCTCAGCCCGGAGGCCACCGCCGAGCTGGCCGAGAGCCTGTCCCCGCAGATCCGCACTCTCTCGGAGGCCGAATGA
- a CDS encoding DUF6264 family protein, with amino-acid sequence MTDDRPRYGEYASPEEQRARAGLPPLPPQGAAGPAGQDAATGLPGSAGHPSPASPGHPSSWSVPPDDPAAPARTGRGADRVLTLALLALGLLNVLSSIPGFLDLATTMDRTLEILGLPGEFTSYAAARLWGAIATVVLLGGYAATVWLALRRLRARRLAWWVPLAGFAVTMVLVSVCLSMPMFGDPAFLQGLGAPSAG; translated from the coding sequence ATGACTGACGACCGCCCCCGCTACGGCGAGTACGCGAGCCCCGAGGAGCAGCGCGCGCGGGCGGGCCTGCCGCCGTTGCCGCCGCAGGGCGCCGCCGGCCCGGCCGGGCAGGATGCCGCGACAGGGCTTCCCGGGTCTGCCGGGCATCCGAGTCCCGCGTCTCCCGGGCATCCGTCGTCCTGGTCGGTACCGCCCGACGACCCCGCCGCCCCGGCCAGGACCGGTCGCGGCGCCGACCGCGTCCTCACGCTCGCCCTCCTGGCCCTCGGGCTGCTGAACGTGCTCTCGTCCATCCCGGGCTTCCTGGATCTCGCGACCACGATGGACCGCACCCTGGAGATCCTCGGCCTCCCGGGGGAGTTCACCTCCTACGCCGCCGCCCGGCTCTGGGGAGCGATCGCGACGGTCGTCCTCCTCGGCGGATACGCCGCGACGGTGTGGCTGGCTCTGCGGCGGCTGCGCGCGCGGCGGCTCGCCTGGTGGGTGCCGCTCGCCGGTTTCGCGGTCACGATGGTGCTCGTCTCGGTGTGCCTGTCCATGCCGATGTTCGGGGATCCGGCGTTCCTGCAGGGTCTCGGCGCACCGTCCGCCGGGTAG
- the xseA gene encoding exodeoxyribonuclease VII large subunit, with amino-acid sequence MPVFEAAAVPGQAPPADAVAPRDSRPDAPTSVARLNATIRDFVAQWGTVWVEGEITSWNVRAGNIFARLKDTRSDAQISIRIWSSVRPRIPNDLGVGDHVVAAVKADYFVKSGDFGFAVSAMKHVGIGDQLERLERLRAQLRQEGLFDAARKKPLPFLPHCIGLITGERSDAEKDVHRNAELRWPQVRFRTEYAAVQGDRCVPETLAALARLDADPDVDVIIIARGGGDPQTLLGFSDERLIRAVAAASTPIVSAIGHENDHPLLDDVADLRASTPTDAAKRVVPDVGEQRALIAQLRARATTRLQQRVSHDIAQLEQLRSRPVLRSPEHIVDGRAQEIWLLSARGRDTVTRRVDDAQRATAELRASLRALSPAATLARGYAIAHLEGGVILRDASDAPAGTALTITVDRGSIAARSEGEIPEAG; translated from the coding sequence ATGCCCGTCTTCGAAGCCGCCGCCGTGCCCGGCCAGGCGCCGCCCGCGGATGCCGTCGCCCCGCGCGACTCCCGGCCCGACGCGCCGACATCCGTGGCGCGGCTGAACGCGACGATCCGCGACTTCGTGGCGCAGTGGGGCACCGTGTGGGTCGAGGGCGAGATCACCTCATGGAACGTGCGGGCCGGGAACATCTTCGCCCGACTCAAGGACACCCGTTCCGACGCCCAGATCTCCATCCGGATCTGGTCGAGCGTGCGCCCCCGCATCCCGAACGACCTCGGCGTGGGCGATCACGTCGTCGCGGCGGTGAAGGCCGACTACTTCGTGAAGTCGGGGGACTTCGGCTTCGCGGTGTCCGCGATGAAGCACGTCGGGATCGGCGACCAGCTCGAGCGCCTGGAGCGCCTGCGCGCGCAGCTGCGCCAGGAGGGCCTGTTCGACGCGGCCCGCAAGAAGCCGCTGCCGTTCCTGCCGCACTGCATCGGGCTCATCACCGGCGAACGGTCGGATGCCGAGAAGGACGTGCACCGCAACGCCGAGCTGCGCTGGCCGCAGGTGCGCTTCCGCACCGAGTACGCGGCGGTGCAGGGCGACCGCTGCGTGCCGGAGACGCTCGCCGCCCTCGCGCGGCTGGACGCCGACCCGGACGTCGACGTCATCATCATCGCCCGCGGCGGCGGCGACCCGCAGACGCTGCTCGGCTTCAGCGACGAGCGTCTGATCCGGGCCGTCGCCGCGGCATCCACCCCGATCGTCAGCGCCATCGGGCACGAGAACGACCACCCGCTCCTCGACGACGTCGCCGATCTGCGCGCCTCGACGCCGACGGATGCCGCCAAGCGCGTCGTCCCCGACGTCGGCGAGCAGCGGGCGCTCATCGCCCAGCTGCGGGCCCGCGCCACCACCCGGCTGCAGCAGCGGGTGTCGCACGACATCGCCCAGCTCGAGCAGCTGCGCTCGCGTCCGGTGCTGCGCTCCCCCGAGCACATCGTCGACGGCCGCGCCCAGGAGATCTGGCTGCTCTCCGCCCGCGGCCGCGACACGGTCACCCGCCGGGTCGACGACGCCCAGCGCGCCACCGCCGAGCTGCGCGCCTCGCTGCGCGCCCTCTCTCCCGCGGCGACCCTCGCCCGCGGCTACGCCATCGCGCATCTCGAGGGCGGCGTCATCCTGCGCGACGCATCGGATGCCCCGGCCGGCACCGCCCTGACGATCACGGTCGACCGCGGCTCGATCGCCGCGCGCTCGGAGGGCGAGATCCCCGAGGCGGGCTGA
- a CDS encoding 4-hydroxy-3-methylbut-2-enyl diphosphate reductase: MPGRRRAAERARLEDRPVDGRKRVLLAAPRGYCAGVDRAVVAVEKALERYGAPVYVRKQIVHNIHVVTELEAKGAIFVDEVDEVPEGAHVVFSAHGVSPDVVNAAAERGLHAIDATCPLVTKVHREAVRFARDDYEILLIGHDGHEEVEGTAGEAPDHVTIVNSPEEADTVQVKDPSKVVWLSQTTLSVDETMETVNRLRTRFPELHNPPSDDICYATQNRQVAIKKVAADADLVIVVGSANSSNSVRLVEVALEYGAKAAYRVDYADEVQQEWLDGVRTVGVTSGASVPEVLVQEVLAALAEAGYGEVEEVRTAEEDLMFSLPKELRQDASGQRDGRALGGRTGR; this comes from the coding sequence GTGCCGGGGCGCCGTCGTGCCGCCGAGCGCGCCCGCCTCGAGGACCGCCCGGTCGACGGTCGCAAGCGCGTGCTGCTGGCCGCCCCGCGCGGCTACTGCGCCGGGGTCGACCGCGCGGTCGTGGCGGTCGAGAAGGCGCTGGAGCGCTACGGCGCCCCCGTGTACGTGCGCAAGCAGATCGTGCACAACATCCACGTCGTCACCGAGCTCGAGGCGAAGGGCGCGATCTTCGTCGACGAGGTCGACGAGGTTCCCGAGGGCGCCCACGTCGTCTTCAGCGCGCACGGGGTCTCCCCGGACGTGGTGAACGCGGCCGCCGAGCGGGGCCTGCACGCCATCGACGCCACCTGCCCGCTGGTGACCAAGGTGCACCGCGAGGCCGTCCGCTTCGCCCGCGACGACTACGAGATCCTCCTCATCGGGCACGACGGCCACGAGGAGGTCGAGGGCACCGCCGGCGAGGCGCCCGATCACGTCACGATCGTGAACTCGCCCGAGGAGGCCGACACCGTGCAGGTGAAGGACCCCTCCAAGGTGGTGTGGCTCTCGCAGACGACGCTCTCGGTGGACGAGACGATGGAGACCGTGAACCGCCTCCGGACGCGGTTCCCCGAGCTGCACAACCCGCCGTCGGACGACATCTGCTATGCCACGCAGAACCGCCAGGTCGCGATCAAGAAGGTGGCCGCCGACGCCGACCTCGTCATCGTCGTCGGCTCTGCGAACTCCTCGAACAGCGTGCGGCTGGTCGAGGTCGCGCTCGAGTACGGCGCCAAGGCGGCGTACCGGGTGGACTACGCCGACGAGGTCCAGCAGGAGTGGCTGGACGGCGTGCGCACCGTCGGTGTCACCAGCGGCGCCTCGGTGCCCGAGGTGCTGGTGCAGGAGGTGCTGGCGGCGCTCGCCGAGGCGGGCTACGGCGAGGTCGAGGAGGTGCGCACCGCGGAGGAGGACCTGATGTTCTCGCTGCCGAAGGAGCTGCGCCAGGACGCCTCCGGCCAGCGCGACGGGCGCGCGCTCGGCGGCCGGACCGGCCGCTGA
- a CDS encoding type IV toxin-antitoxin system AbiEi family antitoxin domain-containing protein, whose product MFDPLLLLTRLGGLARGVQLQGYGISRPRLAQAVRAGEIERLRPGLFAVPGLDPHQRSAALHGGALTCAEALRRLGVWVLSDAGPPHVWVGQRGRIYPHGGCCCISHYFRGAPALGLVDVETALVHLFRCEGDESFFASFESAWRLRLLSAAARLRIRAALPASARWLVDTARPDADSGLESLLRLRLHLLGIRVDCQVTIDGVGRVDFVIGGRLILEADGKENHDGSSRRHRDLMRDAAASARGYETLRFDYAQIVHDWPTVQAAILAALARSAARA is encoded by the coding sequence ATGTTCGACCCGCTCCTGCTCCTCACCCGGCTCGGCGGTCTCGCGCGCGGCGTCCAGTTGCAGGGCTACGGGATCAGCCGTCCCCGCCTGGCGCAGGCCGTGCGCGCCGGCGAGATCGAACGGCTGCGTCCTGGGCTGTTCGCCGTCCCCGGTCTCGACCCGCATCAGCGCTCCGCCGCGCTGCACGGCGGGGCGCTCACCTGCGCCGAGGCGCTCCGGCGTCTGGGTGTGTGGGTGCTGTCGGATGCCGGACCGCCGCACGTGTGGGTCGGACAGCGCGGCCGCATCTACCCGCACGGCGGATGCTGCTGCATCTCCCACTACTTCCGCGGCGCGCCCGCGCTCGGCCTCGTCGACGTGGAGACCGCGCTGGTGCATCTGTTCCGTTGCGAGGGCGACGAGTCCTTCTTCGCGTCGTTCGAGTCGGCGTGGCGCCTGCGTCTGCTCTCCGCCGCTGCGCGGCTGCGCATCCGTGCCGCGCTGCCGGCATCCGCCCGCTGGCTGGTGGACACCGCCCGCCCGGACGCGGACAGCGGCCTCGAGTCGCTGCTGCGTCTGCGGCTGCACCTGCTCGGCATCCGCGTGGACTGCCAGGTCACGATCGACGGGGTGGGACGCGTCGACTTCGTCATCGGCGGGCGGCTCATCCTCGAGGCCGACGGCAAGGAGAACCACGACGGCTCCTCCCGGCGGCATCGGGATCTCATGCGGGATGCGGCGGCATCCGCACGGGGCTACGAGACGCTCCGCTTCGACTACGCCCAGATCGTGCACGACTGGCCGACCGTGCAGGCCGCGATCCTGGCGGCCCTGGCGCGGAGCGCCGCCCGGGCGTGA